A stretch of Mya arenaria isolate MELC-2E11 chromosome 14, ASM2691426v1 DNA encodes these proteins:
- the LOC128216980 gene encoding uncharacterized protein LOC128216980 has protein sequence MTAVLPSKRMDDMQWPRVVNRVITSRWVQLKNSLVLKDFIDYLIQKRVVSLDYWMGLKSKPISESERTEDFLAMVMKFDQQKYNLFLEALLSIQRHDLVADLLATAKAKPKKPKELAPDEKSSPAKEKRNTKDKLRSTSTEPVSKTYNYPSNAERNTSSLSGERSKPEAISVSGRKPTASPTKWLTEVKPRPNEYSNKVNSKSEKETTNTKQGTTILPSKPTVVEKTVAVEQQAKVTERLYQGIPSNEDIAGKNGSGDNKSGIKAKKTVEFQDKNEKDTDEKQPRPGTSKSREEILEEREQLLKSKEDKLIEKEKALKEKEKSLSEKEFDLVSRENTFTNSTLRNPQSQLKEMELNFISPDVSLTQTSEILHDVREQLKAMRKVKEEIESEHTTCCNTPKDEFVKLDEFQNLQHDIEELKDEIYGDRRAKEVIQHKVEDLKSEVDMLHGTIEKLKTENEKRNEEFEKEIARLKTELKHTGHDNDVIMKKIEAELRVKQEENLKTKAFMEDLTEHSKELEKRVEILEHDKQVYEAELQRYEKEVSDLRQNVEAKETDLGDLRNVLEETENEKEDLIDMLNNLKSEVDKLKSDKKKLEADKKVLLARCVKPQWNQSPGGSIRRASFK, from the exons ATGACTGCAGTATTACCAAGCAAAAG gaTGGATGATATGCAATGGCCTAGAGTGGTCAACCGCGTTATCACAAGCAGGTGGGTGCAGCTAAAGAATTCCCTTGTGTTGAAGGACTTTATTGACTACCTTATCCAGAAACGGGTTGTCTCACTCGACTACTGGATGGGCCTCAAATCTAAACCGATCTCTGAATCAGAGAGGACGGAGGATTTCTTAGCAATGGTAATGAAGTTTGATCAACAAAAGTATAATCTTTTTCTAGAGGCGTTGCTTTCAATACAAAGACATGACTTGGTGGCTGATCTTTTGGCAACAGCGAAGGCCAAACCGAAGAAGCCTAAAGAGTTGGCACCAGATGAGAAATCAAGTCCTGCAAAAGAAAAACGAAATACAAAAGACAAACTAAGGTCGACGTCAACCGAACCAGTTTCAAAAACATACAACTATCCAAGTAATGCTGAGAGGAACACGTCTTCACTTTCTGGTGAGAGATCCAAGCCAGAAGCAATCTCAGTTTCAGGACGAAAACCAACTGCGTCCCCCACAAAATGGCTAACAGAAGTTAAACCACGTCCGAACGAATACTCAAATAAAGTAAACAGTAAATCTGAGAAAGAGACTACAAATACTAAACAAGGGACCACGATTTTACCTTCAAAACCAACAGTAGTTGAGAAAACAGTTGCAGTTGAGCAACAGGCGAAAGTTACAGAAAGGCTCTACCAAGGAATCCCGAGCAATGAAGATATAGCAGGCAAAAATGGAAGTG GAGATAATAAAAGTGGGATTAAAGCCAAAAAAACGGTTGAATTTcaagataaaaatgaaaaagacacaGATGAAAAACAACCGAGGCCAG GCACATCCAAAAGCAGAGAAGAAATCTTGGAGGAGAGAGAACAGTTGCTGAAATCCAAAGAAGACAAGCTTATTGAAAAAGAGaaagctttaaaagaaaaggaGAAGTCACTGTCAGAAAAGGAATTTGACCTAGTGAGCCGTGAAAATACGTTTACTAACAGCACGCTGAGGAATCCGCAATCACAGCTCAAAGAAATGGAGCTTAACTTCATCAGCCCAGATGTTTCATTGACCCAAACGTCAGAAATATTGCATGACGTCAGAGAACAGCTCAAGGCTATGAGAAAGGTTAAAGAGGAGATTGAATCCGAGCATACCACTTGTTGCAACACTCCAAAGGACGAGTTTGTAAAACTTGATGAGTTTCAAAATTTACAGCATGACATTGAAGAACTTAAAGATGAAATTTACGGTGATAGAAGAGCTAAAGAGGTTATACAGCATAAGGTTGAGGATTTGAAAAGCGAAGTAGACATGCTTCATGGGAcaattgaaaaactaaaaacagaaAACGAAAAGCGAAACGaagaatttgaaaaagaaatagcAAGATTAAAAACTGAACTGAAACATACTGGACATGACAACGATGTTATAATGAAGAAAATTGAAGCTGAACTACGTGTAAAACAAGAAGAAAACCTCAAGACAAAGGCGTTTATGGAAGACCTAACTGAACACAGTAAAGAACTGGAAAAGCGCGTTGAAATTCTCGAACACGACAAGCAAGTATATGAAGCTGAACTGCAACGTTACGAAAAGGAAGTATCTGATCTGCGACAAAACGTGGAGGCAAAGGAGACCGATTTAGGTGATCTAAGAAATGTTCTTGAAGAAACGGAGAATGAAAAAGAGGATTTGATTGATATGTTAAATAACCTGAAGTCAGAGGTTGACAAACTAAAATCAGATAAGAAGAAGCTCGAAGCAGATAAGAAAGTTTTGCTAGCCCGATGTGTAAAACCACAATGGAATCAGAGCCCGGGAGGATCAATAAGACGAGCATCGTTCAAGTAG